In one window of Salvia splendens isolate huo1 unplaced genomic scaffold, SspV2 ctg1043, whole genome shotgun sequence DNA:
- the LOC121788436 gene encoding tRNA (guanine(37)-N1)-methyltransferase 2-like isoform X2 — MLDEKIFDVELNLLALSSAAGHCKLASRILNGHLLDRPRIKPVTEDPTSDKNRYMLLSEKIKSPELSEIPAGKVDELKELLEIQVVPYSMTLGYSYWGADHILKQILPRGLDVPSSFETIGHIAHLNIPDELLPYKDVIAKVIYDKNYPRIKTIVNKVGSITNEFRVPKFEVLAGDSDMVTEVKQYGATFKLDYSLVYWNSRLEHEHLRLISKFHTGDVVCDMFAGIGPFAIPAAQKGCQVYANDLNPDSVHYLNINAQTNKVSDLVRAYNLDGRKFISSLMEVPSSEGCLVSNKENLKTSEKEDMPHNTQTKLEDSCLTENGNGSSAGNCVPERKKRNLNKHVIGSRPFSAKPWEHIDHVIMNLPASAIHFLDSFRGVINRKYWKGSLPWIHCYCFIRSNETEDSIKSIAEAALGASIQDPIFHRVRDVAPNKAMFCLSFRLPEEACIGGAETPTEIAPAL, encoded by the exons ATGTTGGACGAGAAAATATTTGATGTGGAGTTGAATTTGTTGGCGCTTTCGAGTGCCGCGGGGCATTGCAAGCTCGCATCACGGATTCTAAATGG gCATTTACTTGACAGACCACGCATCAAACCTGTAACTGAGGATCCGACGTCTGATAAGAATCGCTACATGCTATTGTCCGAGAAGATTAAAAGTCCTG AATTATCCGAAATTCCTGCTGGTAAAGTTGATGAACTGAAAGAGCTATTGGAAATCCAAGTAGTTCCGTATTCAATGACACTTGGTTATTCATATTGGGGTGCAG ATCATATACTAAAGCAGATTCTTCCACGTGGGCTTGATGTACCTTCATCATTTGAGACCATAG GTCACATTGCCCACCTCAATATACCAGATGAGTTACTCCCATACAAGGATGTTATAGCAAAAGTTATCTATGAT AAAAATTATCCACGAATCAAGACCATTGTCAACAAAGTTGGATCTATAACTAATGAGTTTCGTGTGCCAAAATTTGAAGTACTGGCGGGAGATTCGGATATGGTTACAGAGGTGAAGCAGTATGGAGCAACCTTCAAGCTCGATTACAGTTTGGTCTACTGGAATTCTAGATTGGAACATGAGCATTTAAGGCTAATTTCAAAGTTCCACACCGGGGATGTTGTGTGTGATATGTTTGCTGGTATTGGCCCATTTGCTATTCCAGCAGCACAAAAAGGATGCCAAGTGTATGCAAATGATTTGAATCCTGATAGTGTCCATTATCTAAATATTAATGCTCAAACCAACAAGGTTTCTGATCTTGTCCGTGCCTACAATTTGGATGGGCGGAAATTTATATCTTCACTAATGGAAGTACCTTCAAGTGAAGGCTGTCTGGTGTCTAATAAAGAAAACTTGAAGACTTCTGAGAAAGAGGACATGCCTCATAACACACAGACAAAGCTGGAAGACAGCTGTCTAACTG AAAATGGAAACGGTAGCAGTGCTGGTAACTGTGTTCCTGAAAGAAAGAAACGGAACTTGAATAAGCATGTTATAGGATCTCGCCCTTTCAGTGCGAAGCCCTGGGAGCACATTGATCACGTCATCATGAACCTACCTGCTTCTGCTATACACTTTCTTG ATTCCTTTAGAGGTGTTATCAACAGAAAATACTGGAAAGGGTCTCTCCCGTGGATACACTGTTATTGCTTCATACGATCAAATGAGACAGAGGATTCAATAAAATCA ATAGCAGAGGCTGCACTTGGGGCTAGTATACAAGATCCAATATTTCACAGGGTTAGAGATGTTGCGCCAAACAAG GCAATGTTTTGTTTAAGCTTCAGGTTACCTGAGGAAGCCTGCATTGGTGGTGCTGAGACTCCGACCGAAATCGCCCCTGCTTTGTGA
- the LOC121788436 gene encoding tRNA (guanine(37)-N1)-methyltransferase 2-like isoform X1: protein MLDEKIFDVELNLLALSSAAGHCKLASRILNGHLLDRPRIKPVTEDPTSDKNRYMLLSEKIKSPELSEIPAGKVDELKELLEIQVVPYSMTLGYSYWGADHILKQILPRGLDVPSSFETIGHIAHLNIPDELLPYKDVIAKVIYDKNYPRIKTIVNKVGSITNEFRVPKFEVLAGDSDMVTEVKQYGATFKLDYSLVYWNSRLEHEHLRLISKFHTGDVVCDMFAGIGPFAIPAAQKGCQVYANDLNPDSVHYLNINAQTNKVSDLVRAYNLDGRKFISSLMEVPSSEGCLVSNKENLKTSEKEDMPHNTQTKLEDSCLTGETGAEFESNELLRAKVEGNITSVKRRSESLHEENGNGSSAGNCVPERKKRNLNKHVIGSRPFSAKPWEHIDHVIMNLPASAIHFLDSFRGVINRKYWKGSLPWIHCYCFIRSNETEDSIKSIAEAALGASIQDPIFHRVRDVAPNKAMFCLSFRLPEEACIGGAETPTEIAPAL, encoded by the exons ATGTTGGACGAGAAAATATTTGATGTGGAGTTGAATTTGTTGGCGCTTTCGAGTGCCGCGGGGCATTGCAAGCTCGCATCACGGATTCTAAATGG gCATTTACTTGACAGACCACGCATCAAACCTGTAACTGAGGATCCGACGTCTGATAAGAATCGCTACATGCTATTGTCCGAGAAGATTAAAAGTCCTG AATTATCCGAAATTCCTGCTGGTAAAGTTGATGAACTGAAAGAGCTATTGGAAATCCAAGTAGTTCCGTATTCAATGACACTTGGTTATTCATATTGGGGTGCAG ATCATATACTAAAGCAGATTCTTCCACGTGGGCTTGATGTACCTTCATCATTTGAGACCATAG GTCACATTGCCCACCTCAATATACCAGATGAGTTACTCCCATACAAGGATGTTATAGCAAAAGTTATCTATGAT AAAAATTATCCACGAATCAAGACCATTGTCAACAAAGTTGGATCTATAACTAATGAGTTTCGTGTGCCAAAATTTGAAGTACTGGCGGGAGATTCGGATATGGTTACAGAGGTGAAGCAGTATGGAGCAACCTTCAAGCTCGATTACAGTTTGGTCTACTGGAATTCTAGATTGGAACATGAGCATTTAAGGCTAATTTCAAAGTTCCACACCGGGGATGTTGTGTGTGATATGTTTGCTGGTATTGGCCCATTTGCTATTCCAGCAGCACAAAAAGGATGCCAAGTGTATGCAAATGATTTGAATCCTGATAGTGTCCATTATCTAAATATTAATGCTCAAACCAACAAGGTTTCTGATCTTGTCCGTGCCTACAATTTGGATGGGCGGAAATTTATATCTTCACTAATGGAAGTACCTTCAAGTGAAGGCTGTCTGGTGTCTAATAAAGAAAACTTGAAGACTTCTGAGAAAGAGGACATGCCTCATAACACACAGACAAAGCTGGAAGACAGCTGTCTAACTG GTGAGACTGGTGCTGAATTTGAAAGTAATGAACTGTTGAGAGCAAAGGTAGAAGGAAATATAACCTCTGTAAAAAGACGCTCTGAAAGCTTGCATGAAG AAAATGGAAACGGTAGCAGTGCTGGTAACTGTGTTCCTGAAAGAAAGAAACGGAACTTGAATAAGCATGTTATAGGATCTCGCCCTTTCAGTGCGAAGCCCTGGGAGCACATTGATCACGTCATCATGAACCTACCTGCTTCTGCTATACACTTTCTTG ATTCCTTTAGAGGTGTTATCAACAGAAAATACTGGAAAGGGTCTCTCCCGTGGATACACTGTTATTGCTTCATACGATCAAATGAGACAGAGGATTCAATAAAATCA ATAGCAGAGGCTGCACTTGGGGCTAGTATACAAGATCCAATATTTCACAGGGTTAGAGATGTTGCGCCAAACAAG GCAATGTTTTGTTTAAGCTTCAGGTTACCTGAGGAAGCCTGCATTGGTGGTGCTGAGACTCCGACCGAAATCGCCCCTGCTTTGTGA